One Methylosinus sp. LW4 genomic region harbors:
- a CDS encoding MMPL family transporter, whose amino-acid sequence MLEKLVAWCLRRPWTVVIVTLALTAAGAYVTATRFAIDTDTAHLFSPEVPWRANESRLYKAFPQIDDIIVAVIDAKTSEQAEKSANELRDALTGKPLMSRVWRPDDNKYFRDNGVLFLGVDEIRRDMNSLVAQREFLQPLAEDPSLRGLSDALLFGLKQVAASERGLASFAKGLDNFTDAFDAVLAGKPAKVSWEKLLAGGREPETPSVGPSAEPRRIVLIKPIIDYSALEPGHDAVQIIRDTAKSLGLVPDKGVSVRLTGQVPLADEEFATVAENTGLNVSATLAVVTLILWAALRSKRLIFAVLVTIIAGLAMTSGLGIALIGRFNLISVAFAVLFIGLGVDFGIQFATRYREERHNVDDLPQALLAATRGIGWSLTLAAVSLLAGFFCFLPTEFRGVAELGLIAGLGMIIAYLATLTFLPALIRILGPKAETAPVETASLAAVDHWIARHRVLVLVATAVVTLAGAPFLLHLRFDSNPMNLRDQTVESVATFLDLSKNPQTAPNKIEALAPSLPAARELAKRIAALPEVDHVTTIDQLIPADQDEKLPLLENAAAQLRKVLDPTVKPAPSDEETKKALARAAKTIRKAGSAPKAPAGLIRFADSLDALVKASPEIRKEAQIAALSDLERLFGELRRALAAQKITPDSLPEDLRSEWIAADGAVRIEVTPKGDSNDREVMTRFAEAVQTLAPDAGGPPVIVAEAGKTVVDAFLQAGVLAFVAIFLILVVALRRASDVALTLGPLVLAGIMSLEAADLLGMSLNFANIIALPLMFGVGVAFHIYYVIAWRKGVSDMLASSLTRAIFFSALTTGTAFGSLFLSSHPGTASMGALLAISLFFTLLAAFIIVPAFLGPPRLEEEAEAIGGPQGAASDSAQPASPVQPPRGVIGSEP is encoded by the coding sequence ATGTTGGAAAAGCTCGTGGCCTGGTGTCTGCGGCGGCCTTGGACGGTCGTCATTGTCACGCTCGCGCTCACCGCCGCCGGCGCCTATGTGACCGCCACGCGTTTCGCCATCGACACGGATACGGCGCATCTCTTCTCGCCCGAGGTTCCCTGGCGCGCCAATGAGTCGCGCCTCTACAAAGCTTTTCCGCAGATCGACGACATCATCGTGGCGGTCATCGACGCCAAGACCAGCGAACAGGCGGAAAAAAGCGCCAATGAGCTGCGCGACGCGCTGACCGGCAAGCCGCTGATGTCCCGCGTCTGGCGCCCGGACGACAATAAATATTTTCGCGACAATGGCGTTCTCTTCCTCGGCGTCGACGAGATTCGCCGCGACATGAATTCTCTCGTCGCGCAGCGCGAGTTTCTGCAGCCGCTGGCGGAGGACCCCAGCCTGCGCGGCCTGTCGGACGCTCTGCTGTTCGGCCTGAAGCAGGTCGCGGCGAGCGAGCGCGGCCTCGCCTCCTTCGCCAAGGGCCTCGACAATTTCACCGACGCTTTCGACGCCGTGCTCGCCGGCAAGCCGGCCAAGGTCTCCTGGGAGAAGCTGCTGGCCGGCGGCCGCGAGCCGGAGACGCCCTCGGTCGGCCCCAGCGCGGAGCCGCGCCGCATCGTGCTCATCAAGCCGATCATCGACTATTCGGCGCTCGAGCCCGGCCATGATGCGGTGCAGATCATCCGCGACACGGCGAAATCGCTCGGCCTCGTCCCGGACAAGGGCGTGAGCGTGCGGCTGACCGGCCAAGTGCCGCTGGCGGATGAGGAATTCGCCACCGTCGCCGAGAACACCGGGCTCAATGTCTCGGCCACGCTGGCGGTGGTGACGCTCATCCTGTGGGCGGCGCTGCGCTCCAAGCGGCTCATCTTCGCCGTGCTGGTGACGATCATCGCCGGCCTCGCCATGACCTCGGGCCTCGGCATAGCGCTGATCGGCCGCTTCAATCTCATCTCGGTCGCCTTCGCGGTTCTGTTCATCGGCCTCGGCGTCGATTTCGGCATTCAATTCGCCACGCGCTATCGCGAGGAGCGCCACAATGTCGACGATCTGCCGCAAGCTCTGCTGGCGGCGACGCGCGGCATCGGCTGGTCGCTGACGCTCGCCGCCGTCTCGCTGCTCGCCGGCTTCTTCTGCTTTCTGCCGACCGAATTTCGCGGCGTCGCCGAGCTCGGCCTCATCGCCGGCCTCGGCATGATCATCGCCTATCTGGCGACGCTCACCTTCCTGCCGGCGCTGATCCGCATTCTCGGCCCCAAGGCGGAGACGGCGCCGGTGGAGACCGCCTCGCTGGCCGCCGTCGATCATTGGATCGCCCGGCATCGCGTGCTGGTGCTGGTCGCCACGGCGGTGGTGACGCTCGCCGGCGCGCCCTTCCTGCTGCATCTGCGCTTCGACTCCAATCCGATGAATCTGCGCGACCAGACGGTCGAATCGGTCGCGACCTTCCTCGATCTCTCCAAAAATCCGCAGACGGCGCCCAATAAGATCGAGGCGCTGGCGCCGTCCCTGCCGGCGGCGCGCGAGCTCGCCAAAAGGATCGCCGCTCTGCCGGAGGTCGATCATGTGACGACGATCGACCAGCTGATTCCCGCCGATCAGGACGAGAAGCTGCCGCTGCTCGAGAACGCCGCCGCTCAGCTGCGCAAGGTTCTCGATCCGACGGTGAAGCCCGCGCCGAGCGACGAGGAGACAAAGAAAGCCCTCGCCCGCGCCGCCAAGACGATCCGCAAGGCCGGCAGCGCGCCCAAGGCGCCGGCCGGGCTCATCCGCTTCGCCGATTCTCTGGACGCGCTGGTCAAGGCCAGCCCGGAGATTCGCAAGGAGGCGCAGATCGCCGCCCTCTCCGATCTCGAGCGCCTGTTCGGCGAGCTGCGCAGAGCGCTCGCCGCGCAGAAGATCACGCCCGACTCGCTGCCCGAGGATCTGCGCTCGGAATGGATCGCCGCCGATGGCGCGGTGCGCATAGAGGTGACGCCCAAGGGCGACAGCAATGATCGCGAGGTGATGACGCGCTTCGCCGAGGCGGTGCAGACGCTCGCCCCGGACGCCGGCGGTCCGCCCGTCATCGTCGCCGAGGCCGGCAAGACCGTCGTCGACGCCTTTCTGCAGGCCGGCGTGCTCGCCTTCGTGGCCATATTCCTGATTCTCGTCGTCGCGCTGCGGCGGGCGAGCGATGTCGCGCTCACGCTCGGCCCGCTGGTGCTCGCGGGAATCATGAGCCTCGAGGCGGCCGATCTGCTCGGCATGTCGCTCAACTTCGCCAATATCATCGCGCTGCCGCTGATGTTCGGCGTCGGCGTCGCCTTCCACATCTATTACGTCATCGCCTGGCGCAAGGGCGTCTCGGACATGCTCGCCTCGAGCCTGACGCGCGCCATATTCTTCAGCGCGCTCACCACGGGCACGGCCTTCGGCAGCCTGTTCCTGTCGAGCCATCCGGGAACGGCCAGCATGGGCGCGCTGCTCGCCATCTCGCTGTTCTTCACTCTGCTCGCCGCCTTCATCATCGTGCCGGCCTTCCTCGGCCCGCCACGGCTGGAGGAGGAGGCCGAGGCGATCGGCGGTCCGCAGGGCGCAGCGAGCGATTCGGCGCAGCCGGCTTCGCCTGTGCAGCCGCCGCGCGGCGTGATAGGCTCGGAGCCATGA
- a CDS encoding DUF2147 domain-containing protein: protein MMKKAAFSLLLALASATPAAAAPAEAAPAPAEPIYGVWIRGGHQQKLEFFDCDGKLCARGVFPPPPPGQQPMLILRHAARTEANRWKGDLFNPENGKIYIGIITLDSPTQLTLTGCLIAFLCQSESWSKVPGEPAPSQKTPTSRRRN from the coding sequence ATGATGAAGAAGGCGGCTTTTTCCCTGCTTCTCGCCCTCGCTTCCGCGACTCCCGCGGCGGCGGCCCCTGCGGAGGCGGCGCCCGCCCCTGCCGAGCCGATCTATGGCGTATGGATTCGCGGCGGCCATCAGCAAAAGCTCGAATTCTTCGATTGCGACGGCAAGCTCTGCGCGCGCGGCGTGTTTCCGCCGCCTCCCCCCGGCCAGCAGCCCATGCTGATTCTGCGCCATGCGGCGCGGACCGAGGCCAATCGCTGGAAAGGCGACCTCTTCAATCCTGAGAACGGCAAAATCTATATCGGAATCATTACCTTGGACAGCCCGACGCAGCTCACGCTCACCGGCTGCCTGATCGCCTTCTTGTGTCAGAGCGAAAGCTGGAGCAAAGTGCCGGGCGAGCCGGCGCCTTCCCAAAAGACGCCGACGTCGCGGCGAAGAAATTAA
- a CDS encoding efflux RND transporter permease subunit, with translation MSVSTPFIERPVATSLLSFAVLLFGLLGYARLSISPLPQVDFPTIQVTTQLPGANPDTMAALVTASLERQFGQIPSLQTMSSQSSFGLSQITLQFELDRDIDAAAQDVQSAINAAASTLPRSLPYPPVYAKVNPADTPVVTLTLRSKTASMRQMSDVADTLIAPRLSEVPGVGHVAVEGGVRPAVRIQADLARLAANRMSMEDLRAAIAAANVAGAKGSLDGLHQSYTLDANDQLQAARQFETVVVAYRNGAPIMLRDVATVLDGLENARVGGWYRGEPAIILDVQRQPGANIISTVDQLHKELPNVMRALPKGMSLEVVNDRTQTIRASIEDVEFTLVLATALVILVVLVFLRSWRATVIAGVSLPLSIIATFALMSLAGFSLDNLSLMALTIGAGFVVDDAIVMIENIVRNIELGKTPHRAALDGAREIAFTVISLTVSLIAVFIPLLFMTGLVGRMFREFALTLTAQVVVSAIISLTLTPMLCAKLLKPGAGHAAHAEASGFSAWLDEFYAKTLAIALGRQKWMLALTFGTLALTIALYAFIPKGFLPRQDTSLLNVVLEASPDSSFETMTRLQAEVSKIFEAEPEATGTASVLGVGPLNATTNVAHMSVTLRPRDVRSIGADAIAERLKQAAERVPGAAVYIEPVQDIQITTRASRSQYQYTLTAPDQAELQDWSQRLIDAIRRDGVFRNVAAETQNGGLRTFLHIDRELMGRLGVTAQNVDDTLNDAFGQRQISTIYAQSNQYRVILEAAPQYQRDPTALDKLYVSPTNGGPQTPISTFVSVEQTTAPLAVAHQEQFPAATISFDLAPGAALGDAVEAIARIEREIGLPSSIIGMFSADAAEFRKSLAGQPWLILAAAIAIYVVLGVLYESYAHPFTVLTTLPSAGVGALLALMATGLDMSLVALIGVVLLMGIVKKNAIMMIDFALEAEKAEALTPFDSIVRACRLRFRPIMMTTLAALLGALPLALAHGPGSELRIPLGVSIIGGLVLSQLLTLYTTPVIYLAVDRLRARLRDWLQGSQTQQPQPAAPTAPPSERREAAE, from the coding sequence ATGAGCGTGTCGACGCCCTTCATCGAACGGCCGGTGGCGACCTCGCTGCTGAGCTTCGCCGTGCTCTTGTTCGGCCTGCTCGGCTATGCGCGCCTGTCGATCTCGCCGCTGCCGCAGGTCGATTTTCCGACCATTCAGGTGACGACGCAATTGCCGGGCGCCAATCCCGACACGATGGCGGCGCTGGTGACGGCCTCGCTCGAGCGGCAGTTCGGGCAGATTCCGTCGCTGCAGACCATGTCGTCGCAGAGCTCCTTCGGCCTCTCGCAGATCACGCTGCAATTCGAGCTCGACCGCGACATAGACGCCGCCGCGCAGGACGTTCAATCGGCGATCAACGCCGCCGCCTCGACGCTGCCGCGCAGCCTGCCCTATCCGCCGGTCTATGCGAAGGTCAATCCGGCCGACACGCCGGTGGTGACGCTGACGCTGCGCTCCAAGACCGCCAGCATGCGGCAGATGAGCGACGTCGCCGACACGCTGATCGCGCCGCGCCTCTCGGAAGTGCCGGGCGTCGGCCATGTGGCGGTGGAGGGCGGCGTGCGCCCGGCGGTGCGCATTCAGGCCGATCTCGCGCGGCTCGCCGCCAATCGCATGAGCATGGAGGATTTGCGCGCCGCCATCGCCGCCGCCAATGTCGCCGGCGCCAAGGGCTCGCTCGACGGGCTCCACCAATCCTACACGCTCGACGCCAATGACCAGCTGCAGGCGGCGCGGCAGTTCGAGACCGTCGTCGTCGCCTATCGCAATGGCGCGCCGATCATGCTGCGCGATGTCGCCACCGTGCTGGACGGTCTGGAGAATGCGAGGGTCGGCGGCTGGTATCGCGGCGAGCCGGCAATCATCCTCGACGTGCAGCGCCAGCCGGGCGCCAATATCATCAGCACGGTCGATCAGCTCCATAAGGAGCTGCCCAATGTCATGCGCGCCCTGCCCAAGGGCATGTCGCTCGAGGTGGTGAACGACCGCACCCAGACGATCCGCGCCTCCATCGAGGATGTGGAATTCACCCTGGTGCTGGCCACCGCGCTGGTGATTTTGGTGGTGCTGGTGTTTCTGCGCAGCTGGCGGGCGACGGTGATCGCCGGCGTCAGCCTGCCGCTCTCCATCATCGCCACTTTCGCGCTGATGTCGCTCGCCGGCTTCTCGCTCGACAATCTCTCGCTGATGGCGCTCACCATCGGCGCCGGCTTCGTCGTGGACGACGCCATCGTCATGATCGAGAACATCGTCCGCAACATAGAGCTCGGCAAGACGCCGCATCGCGCCGCGCTGGACGGCGCGCGGGAGATCGCCTTCACGGTGATCTCGCTCACCGTGTCGCTGATCGCCGTGTTCATCCCGCTTCTGTTCATGACCGGCCTCGTCGGCCGCATGTTCCGCGAGTTCGCGCTGACGCTCACCGCCCAGGTCGTCGTCTCGGCGATCATCTCGCTGACCTTGACGCCCATGCTCTGCGCCAAGCTGCTGAAGCCGGGCGCCGGCCACGCCGCCCATGCGGAGGCCAGCGGCTTTTCCGCCTGGCTCGACGAATTCTACGCCAAGACTCTCGCCATCGCGCTCGGCCGGCAGAAATGGATGCTGGCGCTGACCTTCGGCACTCTGGCGCTCACCATCGCGCTCTACGCCTTCATCCCCAAGGGCTTCCTGCCGCGCCAGGACACGAGCCTGCTCAATGTCGTGCTGGAGGCCTCGCCGGATTCCTCCTTCGAGACGATGACGCGGCTGCAGGCCGAGGTCTCGAAAATCTTCGAGGCCGAGCCGGAGGCGACGGGAACCGCCTCGGTGCTCGGCGTCGGCCCGCTCAACGCCACCACCAATGTCGCCCATATGTCGGTGACGCTGCGCCCGCGCGATGTGCGCAGCATAGGCGCGGACGCGATCGCCGAGCGGCTGAAGCAGGCGGCCGAGCGCGTCCCCGGCGCCGCCGTCTACATAGAGCCGGTGCAGGACATTCAGATCACGACGCGCGCCAGCCGCTCGCAATATCAATATACGCTGACCGCGCCCGACCAGGCCGAGCTGCAGGACTGGTCGCAGAGACTGATCGACGCGATCCGCCGCGACGGCGTGTTCCGCAATGTCGCCGCCGAGACGCAGAACGGCGGGCTGCGCACCTTCCTGCACATCGACCGCGAGCTGATGGGGCGGCTCGGCGTCACCGCGCAGAATGTCGACGACACGCTGAACGACGCTTTCGGCCAGCGGCAAATCTCCACCATCTACGCCCAGTCCAACCAATATCGCGTGATATTGGAGGCGGCGCCGCAATATCAGCGCGATCCGACGGCGCTCGACAAGCTCTATGTCTCGCCCACCAATGGCGGCCCGCAGACGCCGATCTCCACCTTCGTCTCGGTGGAGCAGACGACGGCGCCGCTCGCCGTCGCGCATCAGGAGCAGTTTCCGGCGGCGACGATCAGCTTCGACCTCGCGCCCGGCGCCGCGCTCGGCGATGCGGTGGAGGCGATCGCCCGCATAGAGCGCGAGATCGGCCTGCCCTCCTCCATCATCGGCATGTTCAGCGCCGATGCGGCGGAGTTCCGCAAGTCGCTCGCCGGCCAGCCCTGGCTCATTCTGGCGGCGGCCATCGCCATCTATGTCGTGCTCGGCGTGCTCTATGAGAGCTACGCGCATCCCTTCACCGTGCTGACGACGTTGCCTTCCGCCGGCGTCGGCGCGCTGCTGGCGCTGATGGCGACCGGGCTCGACATGTCGCTGGTGGCGCTGATCGGCGTCGTGCTGCTGATGGGCATCGTCAAGAAGAACGCCATCATGATGATCGACTTCGCGCTGGAGGCGGAGAAGGCCGAGGCGCTGACGCCCTTCGACTCTATCGTGCGCGCCTGCCGGCTGCGCTTTCGGCCGATCATGATGACGACTCTCGCCGCTCTGCTCGGTGCGCTGCCGCTGGCGCTGGCGCATGGGCCGGGCAGCGAGCTGCGCATCCCGCTCGGCGTCTCCATCATCGGCGGGCTCGTCCTGTCGCAACTGCTGACGCTCTACACGACGCCGGTCATCTATCTCGCCGTCGATCGCCTGCGCGCGCGGCTGCGCGATTGGCTGCAGGGATCGCAGACGCAGCAGCCGCAGCCCGCCGCGCCGACCGCGCCGCCGTCCGAGCGCAGGGAGGCGGCGGAGTGA
- a CDS encoding efflux transporter outer membrane subunit, with translation MSLSSRRRSRPSLLLGRAAALAATTALSGCVLDWEKPDATIETPPAFKADKPARSAAPIRAAKDWSQGFGSPELTSLVAKALDQNLDIAAAVARIQQADATARINSSPLWPSLTMNDIARRTQTPATITSATSTSASTSATTTTGAASSSALGARRANFFQMQLTASYEIDFWGKNQDASNAARLLAYASRFDRDVVEISTIASVVNAYFQVLTAEDRLRIAHNNIKIAETVLKAIKARLDVGTATALDFSQQDSVVAQQRASVPPLEQTLRQTKNTLAVLLGVPPESAVIKGGSLIRLRYPKVAPGLPSELLLRRPDIAEAEAKLESSEFSVLQARAAFFPSIQMTGYYGVQSIALRSLFRPEAIAWQIAGNLTQPVFDGYNLQGQYLLQQGKFAELAQAYKKQILTAFSDVENALIAIQETTRQLKLQGEAVAAARRAYEVAEARLREGTIDIITLSTTETTLFQTEDALAVVRLAHFQAATSLYQALGGGWSGATRALELAAEDGAYESDKGPWP, from the coding sequence TTGTCCTTGTCTTCGAGACGACGATCACGGCCGTCCCTGCTCCTCGGTCGCGCCGCGGCGCTCGCCGCCACGACGGCGCTCTCCGGCTGCGTGCTGGATTGGGAGAAGCCGGACGCCACGATCGAAACCCCGCCCGCCTTCAAGGCCGACAAGCCGGCGCGCTCCGCCGCGCCGATCCGCGCCGCAAAGGACTGGTCGCAGGGCTTCGGCTCGCCGGAGCTGACCAGCCTCGTCGCCAAGGCGCTCGACCAGAATCTCGACATCGCCGCCGCCGTGGCGCGCATCCAGCAGGCGGACGCCACCGCGCGCATCAACAGCTCGCCGCTGTGGCCCTCGCTGACGATGAACGACATAGCGCGGCGCACGCAGACGCCGGCGACGATCACCAGCGCGACGAGCACCAGCGCCTCCACCAGCGCCACGACGACGACCGGCGCGGCCAGCTCGAGCGCGCTCGGCGCGCGGCGCGCCAATTTCTTCCAGATGCAGCTCACCGCGAGCTATGAGATCGACTTCTGGGGCAAGAATCAGGACGCCTCCAACGCCGCCCGCCTCCTCGCCTACGCCAGCCGCTTCGATCGCGACGTGGTCGAGATTTCCACCATCGCATCGGTGGTGAACGCCTATTTTCAGGTGCTGACGGCGGAAGATCGGCTGCGCATCGCCCACAACAACATCAAGATCGCCGAAACCGTGCTGAAGGCCATCAAGGCCCGGCTCGACGTCGGCACCGCCACGGCGCTCGACTTTTCGCAGCAGGATTCCGTCGTGGCCCAGCAGCGCGCCTCGGTGCCGCCGCTGGAGCAGACCCTGCGCCAGACGAAGAACACGCTGGCGGTGCTGCTCGGCGTCCCGCCGGAGAGCGCCGTCATCAAGGGCGGCTCGCTCATCAGATTGCGCTACCCCAAGGTGGCGCCGGGCCTGCCTTCCGAGCTGCTGTTGCGCCGGCCGGACATAGCCGAGGCCGAAGCCAAGCTCGAATCCTCGGAATTCTCCGTGCTGCAGGCGCGCGCCGCCTTCTTCCCGTCGATCCAGATGACCGGCTATTACGGCGTGCAGAGCATCGCGCTGCGCTCGCTGTTCCGGCCAGAGGCGATCGCCTGGCAGATCGCCGGCAATCTCACGCAGCCGGTCTTCGACGGCTATAATCTGCAGGGCCAATATCTGCTGCAGCAGGGCAAGTTCGCCGAGCTGGCGCAGGCTTACAAAAAACAAATTTTGACGGCCTTCTCCGACGTCGAGAACGCGCTCATCGCCATACAGGAGACGACCCGGCAGCTGAAGCTGCAGGGCGAGGCGGTGGCTGCCGCGCGGCGGGCCTATGAGGTGGCCGAGGCGCGGCTCCGCGAGGGAACGATCGACATCATCACCCTGTCGACCACGGAGACGACCCTGTTCCAGACCGAGGACGCCCTGGCCGTTGTCCGGCTCGCGCATTTCCAGGCGGCCACCAGCCTCTATCAGGCGCTCGGCGGCGGCTGGTCCGGCGCGACGCGCGCGCTCGAGCTCGCCGCCGAGGACGGCGCCTATGAGTCGGACAAAGGTCCCTGGCCGTGA
- a CDS encoding DUF1674 domain-containing protein, whose protein sequence is MDEAETRSERAAAERTLPPEAQRALAEAEERRARASRTRAAPQRELGGRGGLDPARYGDWETKGIASDF, encoded by the coding sequence ATGGACGAAGCTGAGACACGATCGGAACGCGCCGCGGCCGAGCGGACCCTGCCGCCGGAAGCGCAGCGCGCGCTGGCGGAAGCCGAGGAGCGCCGCGCGCGCGCGAGCCGAACTCGCGCCGCGCCACAGCGCGAGCTCGGCGGCCGCGGCGGGCTCGACCCCGCTCGCTACGGCGACTGGGAGACCAAAGGAATAGCCAGCGACTTCTGA
- a CDS encoding efflux RND transporter periplasmic adaptor subunit has product MKPPLSLPAGWRAKRPSPLVALGAIVALAAGYYVARPWIFGDGAKEAAAVSGGKRDGRRRSLDGPVAITATPVRIADVPVTIDAVGTAQALNTVTVRTQVDGRLIKLGFDEGQNVKKGDIVALIDPTLYQAAYDQAVAKKAQDEANLANARVDVTRYKKLAASNFGSQQQYATQESLVTQLEAQIRADQGAIDNAKATLDYATIRSPIDGRTGIRLVDVGNILHSSDTTGIVVITQLQPIYVVFTVPQQALPAVQKAQARGPAPAAALGPDNSSVLDTGVVTVIDNQIDQTTGTVKIKATFENKGLALWPGQFVNVRLTVDVLQDARVVPSAAIQRGPNGAFVYALNEDETVSMRAVSVGRQDEVQAVVVSGLEPGEKVATTGFSRLVDGSQVKVMEPTADRGAEAPKRPRKERRGEERKGEAGDERRGDAGGPPQQR; this is encoded by the coding sequence GTGAAGCCGCCGCTCTCCTTGCCGGCCGGCTGGCGCGCGAAGCGGCCATCGCCGCTGGTCGCGCTGGGAGCGATCGTCGCGCTCGCGGCCGGCTATTACGTCGCCCGTCCCTGGATTTTCGGCGATGGAGCGAAAGAGGCGGCCGCGGTCTCCGGCGGCAAGCGCGATGGGCGCCGCCGCAGCCTGGATGGTCCGGTCGCGATAACGGCGACGCCGGTGCGGATCGCCGATGTGCCGGTGACGATCGACGCCGTCGGCACGGCGCAGGCGCTCAACACGGTCACAGTCCGCACGCAGGTCGACGGACGGCTCATCAAGCTCGGCTTCGACGAGGGGCAGAACGTCAAGAAGGGCGACATTGTCGCGCTCATCGATCCGACGCTCTATCAGGCCGCCTATGACCAGGCCGTCGCCAAAAAGGCGCAGGACGAGGCCAATCTCGCCAACGCCCGCGTCGACGTCACGCGCTATAAGAAGCTCGCGGCCAGCAATTTCGGCTCGCAGCAGCAATATGCGACGCAGGAATCGCTCGTCACCCAGCTCGAGGCGCAGATCCGCGCCGATCAAGGGGCGATCGACAACGCCAAGGCGACGCTGGACTACGCCACCATACGCTCGCCCATCGACGGCCGCACCGGCATAAGGCTCGTCGACGTCGGCAATATTCTGCACAGCTCGGATACGACCGGAATCGTCGTCATCACCCAGCTGCAGCCCATCTATGTCGTCTTCACCGTGCCGCAGCAGGCCCTGCCCGCGGTGCAGAAGGCGCAGGCCCGCGGCCCCGCGCCCGCCGCCGCCCTCGGCCCGGACAATTCCAGCGTGCTGGACACGGGCGTGGTGACGGTGATCGACAATCAGATCGACCAGACCACCGGCACGGTGAAGATAAAGGCGACCTTCGAAAACAAGGGCCTCGCGCTCTGGCCGGGCCAGTTCGTCAACGTCCGGTTGACGGTCGATGTGCTACAAGACGCGCGTGTGGTCCCGAGCGCGGCCATCCAGCGCGGCCCCAATGGCGCCTTCGTCTATGCGCTGAACGAGGATGAGACAGTCTCGATGCGGGCGGTCTCCGTCGGACGGCAGGACGAGGTTCAGGCGGTGGTCGTCTCCGGCCTCGAGCCGGGCGAGAAAGTGGCGACGACCGGCTTCTCGCGGCTCGTCGACGGATCGCAGGTCAAGGTGATGGAGCCGACGGCCGATCGCGGCGCAGAGGCTCCGAAGCGCCCGCGCAAGGAACGTAGAGGCGAGGAACGCAAGGGCGAGGCCGGCGACGAGAGGCGCGGCGACGCCGGCGGCCCGCCGCAACAGAGGTGA